The segment gggaaaataGTGTTTTGAACTTGATTAATCtcggaactctggcctctttctggagctacgacctgaagatcacatGATTCAACCTTTCTTTTATTTTTGAGTTCCCAGtcatcttgaaagcaccataaatccagagaatgattCAACCTTTCTTTTTCGTTGAGTTCCCAGtcatcttgaaagcaccataaatccagagaatcgcagactttgatgacaaagtttgatgacaaaatttgcccacgaaggaccaccgcaccaccttcctgttcaagtgagcacaacacaaggtgagtccaaaaatgttgtgtatgctgctgcataaattatgtattaTACCAAGAAAGTAATAGCAAGTGTatattgtgtagtaagctgttagtagctcatgtgcctcaccctaatcatttggTCTATATTCACCTCTTCATTTCGccaactgttctgacttggtggtgcacatgtagcctataacctgttttttaTAAATGGAATCGTTGAATATTGTAAGAACTTTcagtctgcttatatgcccccttcatttagcctacggttctgacttggtgtacatggAGAACATTGTAAGAGAGGCCCATGTTCGGGAATTctatcgctgtacatttcaaaagtgctgaaaaaATAGtaatattgactacgtccatcctagctcgctcattaatgtcttaatcgaaattaaggattgcctcttatccgcttgtcatccccttatgccatagtttgtacatctcaattgtcagtagaaaccacatttgtttaagcaagtcagccatatcagctatgtctttttaaaggcagtagaataggctgaatgaactgtttcgctgccagacaaggctccgctgaaaaccaggtgtagcagtggtaaggtgttggggctgctgttgggacagctttatgtaggccctaacagtttgtgggcaccgtttgtcaccgttatagtgcaattcatgtattgtttagtgtcgtGTTAttttgtggctttgctggcatgcatcccatttttttttttttttttgccccaccaagatttacatgctaaaatcgccacggCACATACAGTAGGTTACAGTGATGTGCAACCCATAACCGGGGCCGGCGCCAATCAACTCTTCAGAATATTAGGCCCGGGCTGAAAATCTAATTTCTTACATTACGTTTGTTTATGGGGGCAGGAGAATTAAGGAAGAGGAAACTCAAATGACCTTTGATCGCTTTCATTAtcatttttacatttgcaaaaagagAAAATAATTGTTCATGCCACGAGAGTACCCAGATCCAGCTAAACAGGTTCCGGAACAAAAAGGTCCCAAACAGAGAGGTGGGATCCGGCTCAAATGAACCACTTCTCGCCTCCCATGAGCCAGCCAATTCCAACCAATCAACCCCTCCTGTTTCTGCTCCGACCATCCAGTCTAGAACCAGGATATGTTAGTGACCATTATAATGAAGTCATTATAGAGCAGGACCTCTGGTGGGCCATTAGTAGAAGTAGCCTGTTaataacgacacacacacacagacacagacacgcacacacacagacatggataCAATCGGTTTTCTTTCATTTCCTTCCTCAGACAACTATACATAAGAATGACTAGTTGTCACGTTCTCCAGGATCTTTAGATTCATTACTTTGAAATgaatctgatgtgaaaagatctgatgtgattggtgaaaagaccaattagttgaaacaatatcagaattgggctgcctgtgtgaacACTGCCTTTTGGAAGCAGATGTTTCCTTTTCCACAAATCACAAAGTGATTCAGCGACAAAGTCATTTGGTTTTGTCGCCgggaacaaatacacacacactcacactcacactcacactcacactcacacacacacacacacacacacacacacacacacactaacacacacttacacacacttacacacactcacactcacacacaccaaccattaAAAACAACACAATCTAAGTGCAAGTCATACGTAAAAGTGGTACAACTTACAATCAACATGCAGGGCCAGGGACGATAATATGAACACATTAAACATTGACTGTTGTtttatcccaaatagcaccctattccctatatagtgcactatgagagaataggtttccatttgggacacagtcaatCCTCTCCTCAgactctacagttcctccaagcCTGCGGAGCCCAAACTGCCAAGCTCTCTGACTGCAGTGATTGAGTCTACTAAAcatgaccagacagacagactgcaacACAGAGTAAATAAAGCGAGTCATTGCCTGCTTACTGCCAACTCATTCAACCCCTGGTTCCTTTTCCTGCTTACTGCCAACTCATTCAACCTCTGGTTCCTTTTCCCTGCTTACTGCCAACTCATTCAACACCTGGTTCCTTTTCCTGCTTACTGCCAACTCATTCAACCTCTGGTTCCTTTTTCCTGCTTACTGCCAACTCATTCAACCCCTGGTTCCTTTTTCCTGCTTACTGCCAACTCATTCAACCCCTGGTTCCTTTTTCCTGCTTACTGCCAACTCATTCATCACCTGGTTCCTTTTTCCTGCTTACTGCCAACTCATTCAACCCCTGGTTCCTTTTTCCTGCTTACTGCCAACTCATTCTTCACCTGGTTCCTTTTCCCTGCTTACTGCCAACTCATTCAACCCCTGGTTCCTTTTCCCTGCTTACTGCCAACTCATTAATCACCTGGTTCCTTTTTCCTGCTTACTGCCAACTCATTCAACCCCTGGTTCCTTTTTCCTGCTTACTGCCAACTCATTCAACCCCTGGTTCCTTTTTCCTGCTTACTGCCAACTCATTCATCACCTGGTTCCTTTTTCCTGCTTACTGCCAACTCATTCAACCCCTGGTTCCTTTTTCCTGCTTACTGCCAACTCATTCTTCACCTGGTTCCTTTTCCCTGCTTACTGCCAACTCATTCAACCCCTGGTTCCTTTTCCCTGCTTACTGCCAACTCATTAATCACCTGGTTCCTTTTTGCTGCTTACTGCCAACTCATTCAACCTCTGGTTCCTTTTTCCTGCTTACTGCCAACTCATTCATCACCTGGTTCCTTTTCCCTGCTTACTGCCAACTCATTCAACACCTGGTTCCTTTTTCCTGCTTACTGCCAACTCATTCAACCTCTGGTTCCTTTTCCCTGCTTATTCATTCATCACCTGGTTCCTTTTCACTGCTTACTGCCAACTCAGTCAACACCTGGTTCCTTTTTCCTGCTTACTGCCAACTCATTCAACCCCTGGTTCCTTTTCCTGCCAACTCATTCATCACCTGGTTCCTTTTCCCTGCTTACTGCCAACTCATTCAACACCTGGTTCCTTTTTCCTGCTTACTGCCAACTCATTCAACCTCTGGTTCCTTTTCCCTGCTTACTGCCAACTCATTCAACCCCTGGTTGGTTTGTTAGCCAGCCAAAGTCCTCACTTCTTTCCTCTCAGTGCCACGGTCTGCATTCGTTCTAACCTCATCCCCAGACTCGGGCTCAATTTCTACGGCATGTAGAGAACAGGCTGGGATTACGTTTGTCCTAAATGGTACCTTATTACTTTTGGACACCCTTTTCCACTTCACACACTACTTTtagtcaccctattcccttagtggacaaaagtagagcactacatgAGGAATAGGGTGGCACTTTAAATGCAGACACATGCGATCGTGCATCACTGTTCAAAGCTGCGCTCCTGTTGCCATGGAACCCGGTCAGTAAACATAGAGGCGTGTTAAAGACACAGGGAGGAGGGATGCAGTGGTGTTACCATGGAGCTGGGGGGAGAGGAGTACCTGTGGTGTAGGGGGAGAGAGGTCTGTTTCAGACAGCAGGGAGGAGGGgacggaagagaggaggggacagaggagaggaggggacagaggagaggaggggacggaagagaggaggggatggaggagaggaggggacggaAGAaaggaggggacagaggagaggaggggacggaagagaggaggggacagaggagaggaggggacggaagagaggaggggacagaggagaggaggggatggaggagaggaggggacggaagagaggaggggacggaagagaggaggggacagaggagaggaggggatagaggagaggagggacagaggagaggaggggacggaagagaggaggggacggaggagaggaggggacggaagagaggaggggacggaagagaggaggggacagaggagaggaggggatagaggagaggagggacagaggagaggaggggacggaagagaggaggggacggaggagaggaggggacagaggagaggaggggacggaAGAGAGGAGGGCcacggaggagagggggggacagaggagaggaggggacggaagagaggaggggatggaggagaggaggggacagaggagaggaggggacggaagagaggaggggatggaggagaggaggggacagaggagaggaggggatggaagagaggaggggatggaggagaggaggggacagaggagaggaggggatggaagagaggaggggatggaggagaggaggggacggaagagaggaggggacagaggagaggagggggcggaagagaggaggggatggaggagaggaggggacagaggagaggaggggacagaggagaggaggggacggaagagaggaggggacagaggagaggaggggacagaggagaggaggggacagaggagaggaggggacggaagagaggaggggacggaggagaggaggggacagaggagaggaggggacggaAGAGAGGAGGGCcacggaggagagggggggacagaggagaggaggggacggaagagaggaggggacagaggagaggaggggacggaagagaggaggggatggaggagaggaggggacagaggagaggaggggacagaggagaggagggggaggatgaggagaggaggggacggaggagaggagggggaggatgaggagaggaggggaaggagaagaggggaaagaggaggggaaggaggacaggaagagTTGAATGCCCTACAGTACCCCCTCAAAGGTATAAACACCCTATCTACAGAAGAACACAAGATTAGAAGGTTGGGTTTCAAACCCTTCTGAAGTCAGCTAGAAataactgatgatgatgatgatgaccacAGAGAACTTGAAAAAATTCTCAAAAGGACCAAGACATTTCCGATCTGTAGTCTGAGAGGTGCACGTCTGAAAAGTAATATGACACACAATGGGACTAGAGAGCTTAAATGGACCAACTGAAAAGAGAAGACACCTTCACTCACACAGACGTTTGGGCTTTCTGTCCCAAAGGGGTCATTTTGTCATCTCTGTTCCTCTTCATCACAGTGATGAGGAGGCTATATCTCTAGAATATACTTGGACAGGTGTAGATCCTCTCACACTTGCTGTAAAGTGACTTTTATAAAAGTTAAACTCATTATTTAAGTCTGTGATTTTTTTTGCCATGTCTTTGGAATAGAAAATAGCAAGAATGCTATTTGGTCTTTAGAATACAAAACGTGTATTTACATTAacatcgtttaaaaaaaaaacaggcagCTATTAGCATAATATCCATCTACCTCATGTCAACAAACTGAGATTGGGAACTTTTCCAGCCAGACACTTTGCCTAGCTACTGTAACGATCGTTCACATCTTTGCATTCAGTAACAGCGACGCTGTGTCGACTATAAAGTCTAGAGTTTTAGTCATTTACCTTTGGGTTCAGCACCAGTTGCTGCTCATCAAAGTGCAGCAGAGCCACGGAGTTCGACTCGGAATTATTGACGAATATCTGCAGACACGGATACAGCGAGGTCCCCTTGCAGTCCGCCCCGCACGTGAACACGCACTCGAACATCTCCTCCGGTCTGAGCACAGACACCACGGTGCAGTTGGCCGGTTTGCTCTGCATGCTCTGTAGAGTTGGACTGAGCCAGCAGAACCCGAGGATAAAGAGGGACAGGATGCCACAGACGATGAGGAACAGTCCTAGTCGGATACTCTTATCCTCCGCCTCCGAGTACTCGTATGACACCCTCATTTTCGCCATTATGCTTCTCGTCGGTCTGAAAAGAGCTAGAAAGTGACGGAGAGGAGAGCTGGAGaggggcttctctctctctctctgcgctgtGTTGCCCCAAACACTAGCAGCCTCCAGGAAAACGTCCCTCTCACTCAACCGGACTCCGCGGTCTCTCTTCTGTATGTTCTATTTCTTTCTCACTCCGGTGTCAACGAGGAGAACTTTGCGAAAGCGGAGCAGCTGAGGTCCAGCCTGtgcctgcccccctcctcccctcgctCGTATGCGCGTGATATCTACTTCACATCACAACGGTCCGTAGAGATGTGGATTTTGCTGAAAGGCTGGATGTTGCATCTGGGATTAGGTTCGGAGTGAACGCCCCTCCCTTGACTGGCGATCAGATGATGCGCTGCGGCGGTACCTCGCTGTCCCTGGCTCCGACATCCATCACTTCGCTGTGGAATACCGGGTCTACTGTTGCCCCTTTAGAGATGGAGACAGCTCTCTCTGCTCACGGTGCCAAGAGGACCAGCCCATATAGCCTGAGGCGAGGAGCTTTCTAGAGTTAAAAATAGGTATCTTCTGCTGACACCAATGTTACCAACTTCATTACGCTGATTGGACGGTATTGTTTTGACGCATCACTACAGGGTGCACCTGTTGACAGACTAGGCTAGCTAGTTACTGTTAACACGTTCAATAACACAAATCATGTCCTACGTCATTAAGCTTTGGACACATGATAACTTGGCTTGGCATACAAAAACAAAGCTTATAGTTGACCAATCAAAAAGCAAGCATTATACCATGCGAATTTTAACGTAATCAGCAGTGCCCGCCAACGGTTACGGTGGTGTTATGGTGCTCGGTGGCGTGCACGTGGCAGAAAAGCCTAAAGCTAGTCTGCATCTGTTCACTTCCTAGATGTACAGAATCATTTTGGGGTTTTCCTGAATAgcacatagaaacatacacacacacaaaaacacacgcaCATAGCGTTTTATCGTGAGGGCCATTAACCACGCGTGTCAACTCTGGTTTGTATCTTTTAAAGTCTTTAGACTTACCTCGCCGCCAGTCTCAATTGTTATATCGGCATATAGAGAGAGACGGCTGGACTGGGGAGGATAATATTTGAGCCCCAATTCCAGTGGCAATTTTAGCCTGTagatcttggtggggcaaactaaaACATTTTgggtgggatgcatgccagcaaagccactacacaacacatcactaaacaat is part of the Salvelinus fontinalis isolate EN_2023a chromosome 39, ASM2944872v1, whole genome shotgun sequence genome and harbors:
- the LOC129838773 gene encoding calcium-activated potassium channel subunit beta-4-like — protein: MAKMRVSYEYSEAEDKSIRLGLFLIVCGILSLFILGFCWLSPTLQSMQSKPANCTVVSVLRPEEMFECVFTCGADCKGTSLYPCLQIFVNNSESNSVALLHFDEQQLVLNPKVND